In Desulfofundulus kuznetsovii DSM 6115, the following are encoded in one genomic region:
- a CDS encoding ABC transporter permease, with amino-acid sequence MNFLHNLEVALNGLRANKMRSFLTMLGIIIGVAAVIIMISLGQGASKRITSQIASMGSNLLLVFPGAGQGPVRGASGSVNTLTLEDAEAIAGLSMVAHVAPELPASGTLSYGSQTWTARVVGTTPEMQVIKDWPVSAGSFFSGDDVRSAAMVAVLGKTVVDNLFLPGTNPVGSTIRINKLPFTVVGVLSSRGASMGGQDQDDVVYIPVSAAQKRLLGVNHVGLINVQAETPESMAFVQSSIESLLRERHRLTGSGSDDFSVRNLTSVLEAAENTTAIMTLLLASVAAVSLLVGGIGTMNIMLVSVTERTREIGLRMAVGATESNIRNQFLVEALVLCLIGGVAGILVGIVGSRVISKAFGWPTYVTLSSILLSAGFSAAVGIFFGYYPARKAAGLDPIEALRFER; translated from the coding sequence TTGAACTTCCTGCACAACCTGGAAGTGGCCTTAAACGGTTTGCGGGCCAATAAAATGAGATCTTTCCTGACCATGCTCGGCATTATCATCGGTGTGGCCGCGGTCATCATCATGATCTCCCTGGGGCAGGGCGCCAGCAAGAGAATTACCAGCCAGATTGCCAGCATGGGTTCAAACTTGCTTTTAGTCTTTCCCGGGGCCGGGCAGGGTCCCGTGCGCGGGGCTTCGGGCAGCGTCAACACCCTCACCCTGGAGGATGCGGAGGCCATAGCCGGGCTCAGCATGGTGGCCCATGTGGCGCCGGAACTGCCTGCCAGCGGCACCCTGAGTTACGGCAGCCAGACCTGGACCGCCCGGGTTGTCGGCACCACGCCGGAAATGCAGGTAATTAAGGACTGGCCTGTGAGCGCGGGTTCGTTTTTCAGCGGGGACGACGTGAGAAGTGCCGCCATGGTGGCGGTCCTGGGCAAAACGGTGGTGGACAACCTTTTCCTGCCGGGTACCAACCCGGTGGGTTCGACAATCAGGATCAATAAATTGCCCTTTACAGTGGTGGGAGTCCTCTCTTCCAGGGGGGCTTCCATGGGGGGGCAGGATCAGGACGATGTGGTGTATATACCGGTGAGTGCGGCGCAGAAAAGGTTGCTGGGGGTCAATCATGTCGGCCTGATCAATGTACAGGCCGAAACGCCGGAAAGCATGGCCTTCGTCCAGAGCAGCATCGAAAGCCTGCTGCGGGAGAGACACCGCCTGACCGGTTCCGGCTCCGATGATTTTAGCGTGCGCAACCTGACTTCCGTTCTGGAAGCCGCGGAGAACACCACGGCCATCATGACCCTCCTCCTGGCCAGTGTGGCGGCGGTATCCCTTCTGGTGGGCGGTATAGGAACCATGAATATCATGCTGGTTTCCGTTACGGAGAGGACAAGGGAAATCGGCCTGCGCATGGCCGTGGGAGCGACCGAAAGCAATATCCGCAACCAGTTCCTGGTGGAAGCCCTGGTTCTCTGCCTGATTGGCGGGGTTGCGGGAATTCTCGTGGGAATCGTCGGCTCCAGGGTAATCTCCAAAGCTTTCGGGTGGCCGACGTATGTTACGCTGTCTTCCATATTATTATCCGCGGGTTTCTCGGCGGCGGTGGGCATATTCTTCGGGTATTACCCCGCCAGGAAGGCGGCGGGCCTGGACCCCATTGAAGCGCTCCGCTTCGAGCGGTAG
- a CDS encoding ABC transporter ATP-binding protein produces the protein MAGKPAIVLENITKIYHMGETRVIALKGINLTVQEGEMVAVMGPSGSGKSTLLNILGCLDRPTGGTYYLGGEDVSRLNKNQLALIRNKRIGFVFQSFNLLGRFPVLANVQLPLVYAGVGKKEMVERAKEALDWVGMSRYAHHYPGQLSGGQQQRVAIARALVNDPSIILVDEPTGALDSRTSIEIISVIQRLNMEKGITVVMVTHEKDIALYCRRLVNMRDGCILGDTPVPSPGNAAEDLAAVPEERGVPA, from the coding sequence GTGGCCGGGAAGCCGGCAATCGTGCTGGAGAACATCACAAAAATATACCACATGGGGGAAACCCGGGTTATCGCCTTGAAGGGAATAAACTTGACCGTTCAGGAAGGTGAAATGGTTGCCGTTATGGGTCCTTCCGGTTCGGGCAAGAGCACCCTCCTCAACATCCTGGGCTGCCTGGACAGGCCCACCGGGGGAACCTATTACCTGGGCGGCGAGGATGTTTCCCGGCTGAATAAAAACCAGCTGGCCCTTATCCGCAACAAAAGAATAGGCTTTGTTTTCCAGAGCTTCAACCTGCTGGGAAGGTTCCCGGTGCTGGCCAATGTCCAGCTGCCGCTGGTCTATGCCGGGGTGGGAAAGAAGGAGATGGTGGAAAGGGCAAAGGAGGCCCTGGACTGGGTCGGGATGTCCCGGTATGCGCACCACTATCCCGGCCAGCTGTCGGGGGGGCAGCAGCAGAGGGTGGCCATCGCCCGGGCCCTGGTAAACGACCCGTCCATAATCCTGGTCGACGAACCCACGGGTGCCCTGGATTCAAGGACAAGCATAGAGATTATTTCGGTCATCCAGAGGTTGAATATGGAAAAAGGCATCACTGTGGTGATGGTCACCCATGAAAAAGACATCGCCCTGTACTGCCGCCGCCTGGTCAACATGAGGGACGGTTGCATCCTGGGCGATACACCGGTGCCGAGCCCGGGGAATGCCGCCGAAGATCTGGCGGCCGTTCCGGAAGAAAGGGGGGTGCCGGCTTGA